A genomic region of Vitreoscilla filiformis contains the following coding sequences:
- a CDS encoding LPS-assembly lipoprotein LptE, protein MNVRAACVARRRWLRHVGSCAVGASLAGCGFRLRQPPNLVYRRIALIGFEARSPMAEALRAALPADIAVQDTPAGAEVVITVLQDRYYRTVAASTTAGQVRELQLRVLLRYRLTTPEGHMLVSDTQLEQTRNLSYSESWALAKSTEETALAREMRNDIAAQLLRVLDTTSRQSQIPPP, encoded by the coding sequence GTGAACGTGCGTGCCGCTTGCGTTGCGCGTCGCCGCTGGCTGCGCCATGTGGGGAGTTGCGCCGTGGGGGCGTCGCTGGCGGGCTGCGGCTTTCGCCTGCGCCAGCCGCCGAACTTGGTCTATCGGCGCATCGCCTTGATCGGGTTTGAGGCGCGCTCGCCCATGGCCGAAGCCCTGCGCGCCGCCTTGCCTGCGGACATCGCCGTGCAAGACACCCCGGCGGGGGCCGAAGTGGTCATCACCGTGTTGCAGGATCGGTATTACCGCACCGTCGCTGCTTCCACCACGGCCGGGCAGGTGCGTGAACTGCAACTGCGGGTGCTGCTGCGCTACCGCCTGACCACGCCCGAAGGTCACATGCTGGTGAGCGACACCCAGTTGGAGCAAACCCGCAACCTCAGTTATTCGGAAAGCTGGGCCTTGGCCAAATCCACCGAGGAAACCGCCCTGGCCCGCGAGATGCGCAACGACATCGCCGCCCAACTGCTGCGCGTGCTGGACACCACCAGCCGCCAATCCCAAATCCCGCCGCCATGA